The genomic window TTTCTGATATTCATAGAACTTTGGACGAAAGGCTGAAGGACTTAAATTTTGTTACTCGCGATATTACAGAAAAAGTTACCAAATTGGATGATACCAACAAGCAGGTGATTGGTTTTGCCGATCAACTGCAGAATTTGCAGAATATTCTCCAGAACAGCAAACTCAGAGGCAATTTAGGGGAGTATCAACTGTCCCTGGTTTTGAGTAATGCTTTGCCGCCTGCCGCCTACAAGGAACAATATGAATTTCAGAATGGTGAAGCTGTGGATGCGGCTATTTTCTATAAAAAGAAAATTATTCCCGTGGATTCCAAGTTTCCCTTGGAAAACTATAACCGGCTGTTAAGTGAGAAAAATGAAGCTGAAAAAGCCAAGTGGGACAAAGCTGTTTCTGACGATATCAAAAAAAGAATAGAGGAAACGGCGAAATATATTCGCCCCAAAGAGGGGACAACTGATTTTGCTTTTATGTTTATCCCCTCGGAGGCTATTTATTATGATATTTTAACTAATAATGTGGGCGCGCTCAAAAGCAATACCCGCTCTTTGGTAGAATATGCTATGGTGGACAAGCGTGTTTATATAGTAGCTCCCACTACTTTATGGGTTTATCTGCAAATGGTGGTTCAAGGATTAAAAGACGAAAAGCTAGAAAATTCTTTAGGAGACATTCAGGAAAAATTAAGAGATTTAGTTTCTCATCTTAAAAATTTGGAAACTTATTTTAAAAAGCTGGGCGAACACCTCAGAACAAGTGTAGGCGCTTTTAATGATGCTTATAAAGAACTGGGAAAATTCAGCAAAGACGTTCATAAAATTACCGATTTGGACATAGAAATTATTCCAGACAAACTTGATAAACCCAGGAATTGGGAATCAGAATCAGATGATGAAGACGAAGAGTAATTCTTAAAATAACCCTCTTGACAGCCTCTAATTTTAGACTATAATGCCTTATTGGCAATCTCTGGTCAAGATTGCTAATCAACTGTTATTAATTAATTTAAAGAGATTCTCATGGATAATATAAAACCCTTGTCAGATCATTTGTTTATAGAAAAAATAAAAGAAGAAAAAGTCAGCGCCTCGGGGATTGTTATTCCCGAAACGGCTGAAAATCACTCTTCTATTGGCAAAGTAGTAGCCGCGGGGCCAGGAAAAACCAATGAAGATGGCGACTTAATACCAATGACGGTTAAGGTTGGCGACACGGTAGTGTTCACTCAGTATTCTCCTTCAGATATTAAAATTAATGATAAAGAATATTTAGTCGTGCGCGAATCGGATGTTCTCGCTATCCTCTCGGAGTAAATGCGTAAGAATTTGAAATAAATATAATATTTTTCTTGAATTCCGGGCTTTTTACTTTATAAACTTTATAACTTTACAAACTTTATAAACTTATTGACATGGCAAAACAAATTTTATTTGATGACAAGTCTCGTCAATCGCTTAAAAACGGCGTAGATAAGCTTTCTAATGCTGTTAAAATCACTCTTGGTCCTAAAGGCTCTCATGTTGTTATAGACAAAGGCTTTGGTTCTCCCGTTATCACTAATGACGGCGTGACCATCGCCAAGGAGGTTGAGCTAGAAGACAAGGTGGAAAATGTCGGTGCCGCTTTAGTCAAAGAGGCTTCGGAAAAAACCAAAGAATTAGCTGGCGACGGTAGCACTACGGCGGTAGTCTTGGCTTGGTCTATGATTAACGCTGGTTTAAAAAATGTTACGGCTGGGGCCAATGCTTTAAAGCTTAAAGGAGGCATGGACAAAGCGGTTAAGTTCGTGACTGATTATCTCGACGAAATAAAGAAGCCCATTGATGTGAATAATAAGGTAGAGGTGGCTAATATTGGCGCCATTTCTGCTCGTGATCAAAAAATTGGCGACATGATAGCCGATATTATGGCTAAGGTCGGGAAAGATGGTGTCATTACCGTAGAAGAGTCCCAAAGCACTGGGCTCAGCAATGAAATAGTTGAAGGCCTAGAATTTGATCGCGGTTATGCTTCTCCCTATATGGTGACCAATGCCGATAGAATGGAAGCAGTTTTGGATGAGCCGTATATTTTGATTACCGACAAAAAAATTTCTGCCATTAGCGACTTGCTTCCTGTTTTGGATAAAATAGTCAAAACTGGCAAAAAAGAGTTAGTGATTATTGCCGACGACATCGAAGGGGAAGCTTTGGCAACTTTGGTGGTCAATAAACTACGCGGTATTCTCAATGCAGTAGCCGTTAAAGCGCCTGGCTTTGGCGATAGCCGCAAAGACCAATTAGAAGATATTGCAGCTGTTACCGGTGGCAAGGTAATCACAGACCAATTGGGTCTCAAGTTGGAAAATACCAATTTGGATGATTTGGGACAAGCTCGTCGAGTAGTAATTGCAAAAGATAATACTATTATTGTTGGCGGCAAGGGAGAAAAGAAAAATATAGAAGCTCGTCTTTCTCAAATCAAGGTGGCTCTTGAAACAACCACTTCTTCCTATGATAAAGAAAAATTGCAAGAAAGACAGGCCAAGCTCTCTGGCGGAGTAGCTGTTATTAAAGCTGGCGCTGCTACGGAAGTAGAGCAAAAAGAAATTCAACAAAGAATTGAGGATGCCGTGCACGCTACTAAAGCCGCTGTGGAAGAAGGGATTGTGGCTGGCGGTGGCGTAGCATTATTAAGAGCCGCGGCTAAATTGAACGAACTAAAAGTAGAGGATGAGGACGAGAAAACTGGTGTTGCTATCATCAAGCGCGCTCTTGAAGAGCCGATTAGGCAGATTGCTACCAATGCCGGTTTAGATGGCGCCGTTGTTGCTCAGAAAGCCCGAGAGGCGCAAGACAGTTTTGGCTTTAATGCAGCGACAGATGAATTTGAAGACCTGCTCAAATCTGGTGTCATTGACCCTAAGAAAGTAACCAGGATTGCTCTTGAGAAAGCCGCTTCCATTGCCGGAATGTTTTTGACAACTCAAGCTGTCATTACCGATATTCCTGAGAAAAAAGACCATGACCATACTCCAGCTATGCCGGATATGAGCGGTATGGGAGGAGAAGACTACTAAGATATAACAGCAAGGAGGCCGTGAGGCCTCCTTGCTTGCCCTTAGAGTATTTTATCGTTATACTTAATAAGCTAATAGCTAATAATAAATTAAATTTGCATATGATTATTTTGCTAATTGTTGTAGCTATAATCGCTCTCTTCTTCATTGGCGTTTATAACTCTTTGGCTCAGGCTAGGCAAAGAGTGAAGAATGCTTTGGCAGATATAGACGTTCAATTAAAAAGACGTTTTGACCTTATCCCCAATTTGGTAAACACAGTGAAGGGTTATGCTAAGCAAGAAGAGGGGGTTTTAACTAAAATTACCGAAGCTCGTACTAATTTTGAAAAAGCCGCATCACCTGCCGACAAAATGGCTGCCAATGAGGCCGTCAGCAAAATGTTGCCCCAGATTTATGCTGTTGCCGAGAATTATCCTGATTTAAAATCTAATCAAAATTTTTTGGAGTTGCAAAGGGAACTAGTAGATACTGAAGATAAGCTTCAAGCTGCTCGCAGATTCTTTGATGGCGCGGTGGAAAGCTATAACACTAAATTAGTGGCTTTTCCTTCTAATATTGCGGCTAACATATTAGGTTACAAAGAAGAGAAATATTTTGAGACTTCTACTCCGGAGGAAAAAGAAAACGTCAAAGTCGAATTTTAACTTTTGTTTAGTTTGCTATGACCAACCTTTATGATTTCTCAGAGAGGAATGTTTTCAAGACCTGGATACTACTCTTTGGTTTTGCAGCTCTCATTGGCGGATTAGGTTATATACTCTCAAATATTTACGCTGAACCCGCTATTTTTTATGTGGCGATAATCCTCAGCCTGATAGAAGTCTGGCGCAGTTATTGGTTTTCCAAAGATATTATTCTTCGCTCGGTGAAGGCTCATAAGGCTACGCCGGAGGATAATCCTTATCTTAATGATATTGTTGAAAACTTGGCTATTACTGTTGGCTTGCCTACTCCTGAGGTGTATGTTATAGACGACCCTTCGCCCAATGCTTTTGCTACCGGTCGTAATCCTAAAAACTCGGCTATTTGCGTAACCACTGGACTACTCAACCTATTCTCGGCTAATCCTGACGGTTCCTTTGACTTTCAAGGCAAAAGAAAGCTTGAAGGTGTTTTGGCTCACGAGCTATCACACATCAAAAACTATGACATCTTGCTTTCTAGCGTAGCTGCCACTTTAGTTAGCGTTGTTTGGACGATAATAAACTTGGTTAGTCGTTCTGGCCAGTCTAGAAGAAGGAGCAATGACGATTCCGGGTCTTTACTCTGGGGAATCTTGGCTTTGTTGGCTATGATTTTAGCCCCCTTGGCGGCGATTCTTCTGCAAATGGCAATATCGCGCAAGCGGGAATATGTGGCGGATGCTAATGCGGGTATTATTACTCGTTTTCCCGAGGGATTAGCCGAAGCTCTGGAAGAGATAGAGCAGGATACTCATAAGCTCAGCGTGCCTTCTAATGTTCAGTCGTTATTTATAGCCTCGCCGCTTAAAAACGATTCTCAGGGCAAAAGAAACTGGTTTGTGGGCCTTTTTGACACTCATCCGCCTATAGAAGATAGAATCAAAGTTTTACGTTCGGCTTAACGTTTCTAATTACACAAAAAAACACTTCTCACGAAGTGTTTTTTATAATTATATTAGTGTTCTTAACTTGCAGAAATAACGTTTTTTGAGTATAGTAAACAAGTTCATTTATAGACTATTTGGAGAGGTCGCATAGTTGGTCTAGTGCGCGCGCTTGGAAAGCGCGTAACCCGCAAGGGTTCGCGAGTTCGAATCTCGCCCTCTCCGCCATTTTCACTTTTTGTAAAATTGTAAACAACAATCGCTTGCATTGGCTTGATTTATAAAGGTAACCTTTTATGATGGTTAGCTGGTTTTTGTGTTACAATAAAAGTGGTTATCAATTTAATAATTGGTCATGAAAACAAAAAATATTGGCAAAATGCTTTTAGCTATAGCCATTTGCGAATCAGCCGGAGCGATAGGCTCCCTTTTTACTACGCCGGCTATTCCAACTTGGTTTTCTGGCATTAATAAACCGACGTTTTCTCCTCCCAATTGGCTTTTCGCCCCAGTTTGGACAATCCTATTTGCCCTCATGGGAATTGCCGTTTACTTAGTCTATAGGGAGGGGAGAAGTAAAAAAACGACAAGAATTGCTCTGCTTATTTTTGCCGTTCAATTATTATTGAATATTCTTTGGTCAGTTTTGTTTTTTGGCATGCATAACCCAGGCCACGCTTTAATAGAAATTATTTGCCTATGGATAGCCATTCTTTTCACTATTATTTCTTTCTTCAGAATATCAAAACCAGCAGCTATTCTATTAATTCCTTATATTCTTTGGG from Candidatus Paceibacterota bacterium includes these protein-coding regions:
- the rmuC gene encoding DNA recombination protein RmuC, with the protein product MSLFFVILGIVGIVLWIIGIVIILWNLKKITGRPQDDRSLNLLQGQISDIHRTLDERLKDLNFVTRDITEKVTKLDDTNKQVIGFADQLQNLQNILQNSKLRGNLGEYQLSLVLSNALPPAAYKEQYEFQNGEAVDAAIFYKKKIIPVDSKFPLENYNRLLSEKNEAEKAKWDKAVSDDIKKRIEETAKYIRPKEGTTDFAFMFIPSEAIYYDILTNNVGALKSNTRSLVEYAMVDKRVYIVAPTTLWVYLQMVVQGLKDEKLENSLGDIQEKLRDLVSHLKNLETYFKKLGEHLRTSVGAFNDAYKELGKFSKDVHKITDLDIEIIPDKLDKPRNWESESDDEDEE
- a CDS encoding co-chaperone GroES — encoded protein: MDNIKPLSDHLFIEKIKEEKVSASGIVIPETAENHSSIGKVVAAGPGKTNEDGDLIPMTVKVGDTVVFTQYSPSDIKINDKEYLVVRESDVLAILSE
- the groL gene encoding chaperonin GroEL (60 kDa chaperone family; promotes refolding of misfolded polypeptides especially under stressful conditions; forms two stacked rings of heptamers to form a barrel-shaped 14mer; ends can be capped by GroES; misfolded proteins enter the barrel where they are refolded when GroES binds); this encodes MAKQILFDDKSRQSLKNGVDKLSNAVKITLGPKGSHVVIDKGFGSPVITNDGVTIAKEVELEDKVENVGAALVKEASEKTKELAGDGSTTAVVLAWSMINAGLKNVTAGANALKLKGGMDKAVKFVTDYLDEIKKPIDVNNKVEVANIGAISARDQKIGDMIADIMAKVGKDGVITVEESQSTGLSNEIVEGLEFDRGYASPYMVTNADRMEAVLDEPYILITDKKISAISDLLPVLDKIVKTGKKELVIIADDIEGEALATLVVNKLRGILNAVAVKAPGFGDSRKDQLEDIAAVTGGKVITDQLGLKLENTNLDDLGQARRVVIAKDNTIIVGGKGEKKNIEARLSQIKVALETTTSSYDKEKLQERQAKLSGGVAVIKAGAATEVEQKEIQQRIEDAVHATKAAVEEGIVAGGGVALLRAAAKLNELKVEDEDEKTGVAIIKRALEEPIRQIATNAGLDGAVVAQKAREAQDSFGFNAATDEFEDLLKSGVIDPKKVTRIALEKAASIAGMFLTTQAVITDIPEKKDHDHTPAMPDMSGMGGEDY
- a CDS encoding LemA family protein, which codes for MIILLIVVAIIALFFIGVYNSLAQARQRVKNALADIDVQLKRRFDLIPNLVNTVKGYAKQEEGVLTKITEARTNFEKAASPADKMAANEAVSKMLPQIYAVAENYPDLKSNQNFLELQRELVDTEDKLQAARRFFDGAVESYNTKLVAFPSNIAANILGYKEEKYFETSTPEEKENVKVEF
- a CDS encoding M48 family metallopeptidase; this translates as MTNLYDFSERNVFKTWILLFGFAALIGGLGYILSNIYAEPAIFYVAIILSLIEVWRSYWFSKDIILRSVKAHKATPEDNPYLNDIVENLAITVGLPTPEVYVIDDPSPNAFATGRNPKNSAICVTTGLLNLFSANPDGSFDFQGKRKLEGVLAHELSHIKNYDILLSSVAATLVSVVWTIINLVSRSGQSRRRSNDDSGSLLWGILALLAMILAPLAAILLQMAISRKREYVADANAGIITRFPEGLAEALEEIEQDTHKLSVPSNVQSLFIASPLKNDSQGKRNWFVGLFDTHPPIEDRIKVLRSA